Proteins encoded within one genomic window of Rhododendron vialii isolate Sample 1 chromosome 1a, ASM3025357v1:
- the LOC131320963 gene encoding probable inactive histone-lysine N-methyltransferase SUVR2 isoform X1, producing the protein MPTNPKVTAAFRAMRSLGIAEDKVKPVLKNLLKLYEKNWALIEEENYRALADAIFDQEEALSTEQNKRHENADQVGMAERKKRNDNTDQVEMDDEEQVNEEPERPLKRLRLRYHEAEDMTDSSQPYKEHTGAGTHPSSPQPLTRNKGKQPVSPKPSSDLASPPIHLRGKGKEPLYLQTASGEKKTISGRSPQGVVPLPKQVQNSLALIKPKDEPFTEDMPQFEVPLAVVHPAPLSIENPSSRNGLIRKPGGPEPLVSRSRNREDRSDGLPSPSTQRRNNHELANVEEEFSSHLDIASSPAGEVKISLTCNPAHGRPGFHIPSIEAVVKMVEDRCLRSYKVVDPSFCVMKIMKDMCDCFLELGTDSVNESHERIDVTADVDLLKQFNPQDSLVCGGKSFDAIAPTNAQGVAEAEPLSPRLLLSSNGTYDCAQTENTVESNYEVNNKEEHNGLDHANAQSLVVVRQCEPILDELRLLHNVNDIARGEERVTVSLVNKAENEPLPAFLYIPRNVVFQTACVNYSLARIGESCCPTCFGDCLLWSTPCACAHDTAGSFAYTLEGLVKEDLLEECISMHRDAEKNSMFYCKECPLERIKNDDIPEACKGHLSRKFIKECWWKCGCNKQCGNRVVQRGLNCSVQVFMTPEGKGWGLRTLQDLPKGAFVCEYVGEILTNAELSDRISKSPNSEGLAYLVLLDANWGSGGVLKDEEALCLDATNYGNVARFINHRCFDPNLVEIPVEVETPDHRYYRLAFFTTRKVEAFEELTWDYGIDFDDSDHPVKAFRCQCGSEFCRNIKRSSRSRSSANEG; encoded by the exons ATGCCGACAAATCCAAAAGTTACAGCAGCCTTTCGTGCTATGAGGAGTCTGGGCATCGCTGAAGACAAAGTGAAACCAGTCTTGAAAaatcttttaaaattgtatGAGAAAAACTGGGCTCTAATTGAAGAAGAGAATTATAGAGCCCTTGCAGATGCTATATTCGACCAAGAGGAAGCACTg TCGACAGAGCAAAACAAGAGACATGAAAATGCTGAT CAAGTGGGAATGGCAGAGCGAAAGAAGAGAAATGATAACACTGAT CAAGTGGAAATGGATGATGAAGAGCAGGTGAATGAGGAGCCTGAACGTCCCTTGAAAAGGTTGCGCTTGAGGTACCATGAAGCTGAGGACATGACAGATTCATCTCAGCCATATAAAGAGCACACAGGTGCTGGAACCCATCCCTCTTCGCCCCAGCCACTTACTAGAAACAAAGGAAAGCAACCTGTCTCGCCTAAGCCTTCATCAGATTTAGCTTCTCCTCCCATACATCTCAGGGGAAAAGGGAAGGAACCTCTATATTTGCAAACTGCTTCAGGGGAGAAGAAAACGATTTCTGGGAGGTCGCCTCAGGGCGTCGTTCCTTTGCCCAAACAGGTGCAGAATTCTCTGGCTTTGATCAAGCCTAAAGATGAGCCCTTTACAGAAGACATGCCACAGTTTGAGGTTCCTCTTGCGGTGGTTCATCCAG CACCATTGAGCATTGAAAACCCTTCAAGTAGAAATGGTTTGATCAGAAAACCCGGTGGTCCTGAACCCCTTGTGTCCCGATCAAGAAATCGAGAAGATAGAAGCGATGGTCTTCCATCTCCATCAACTCAAAGGAGAAACAATCATGAGCTTGCAAATGTTGAGGAGGAGTTTTCTTCTCACTTAGACATTGCTTCGTCACCAGCTGGAGAggtgaagatttcattgacttGTAATCCTGCTCATGGAAGACCAGGTTTCCATATCCCTAGCATTGAAGCAGTTGTCAAAATGGTGGAGGATAGATGTCTTAGGTCGTACAAAGTTGTGGACCCAAGTTTTTGTGTTATGAAAATAATGAAAGATATGTGTGACTGTTTCTTGGAACTAGGAACTGACTCGGTCAATGAATCACATGAAAGGATAGATGTTACAGCTGATGTTGACTTACTGAAGCAATTTAATCCACAAGATTCTTTGGTCTGTGGAGGTAAATCATTTGATGCTATTGCACCAACCAATGCACAGGGTGTTGCCGAAGCAGAACCTCTAAGTCCTAGACTTTTACTTTCTTCCAATGGGACATATGATTGTGCGCAAACTGAAAATACAGTTGAGAGCAACTATGAAGTCAATAACAAAGAGGAACATAATGGACTTGACCACGCAAATGCTCAGAGTCTGGTAGTTGTCCGTCAGTGTGAACCTATACTTGATGAATTAAGGCTTCTTCACAATGTTAATGACATTGCCAGAGGAGAAGAACGAGTAACAGTATCATTGGTAAACAAAGCTGAGAATGAGCCATTGCCAGCCTTTCTTTATATACCACGAAATGTGGTTTTTCAGACTGCTTGCGTCAATTACTCTTTGGCTCGGATTGGGGAGAGTTGTTGCCCAACGTGTTTTGGTGATTGTTTACTGTGGTCAACTCCTTGTGCTTGTGCTCATGATACTGCTGGTAGTTTTGCCTACACATTGGAAGGCCTTGTTAAGGAAGACCTTTTAGAAGAGTGTATATCGATGCATCGCGACGCTGAGAAGAATAGCATGTTCTATTGCAAGGAATGCCCACTAGAAAGAATTAAAAATGATGACATTCCTGAAGCATGCAAGGGTCACTTGTCTCGGAAGTTCATCAAAGAATGTTGGTGGAAGTGCGGCTGCAACAAACAGTGTGGCAACCGGGTTGTGCAACGTGGCCTGAATTGCAGTGTGCAG GTTTTTATGACCCCAGAAGGAAAAGGATGGGGTCTTCGCACCCTGCAGGACCTCCCAAAAGGTGCGTTTGTGTGTGAATATGTTGGGGAAATTTTGACCAATGCCGAGCTCTCTGACAGAATTTCGAAAAGCCCCAACAGTGAGGGGCTTGCATATCTTGTGCTACTTGATGCTAATTGGGGTTCAGGAGGAGTTTTAAAAGATGAAGAGGCTCTTTGTTTGGATGCAACAAACTATGGTAATGTTGCAAGGTTTATTAATCACAG ATGTTTTGATCCAAACTTGGTTGAGATACCTGTGGAGGTGGAGACCCCTGACCATCGCTATTATCGC CTTGCCTTCTTCACAACCAGAAAGGTTGAAGCTTTTGAGGAGCTCACATGG GATTATGGTATCGATTTTGATGATTCTGATCATCCAGTCAAGGCATTCAGGTGCCAATGCGGCAGCGAGTTCTGCCGAAACATCAAACGCTCGAGTA
- the LOC131320963 gene encoding probable inactive histone-lysine N-methyltransferase SUVR2 isoform X2: MPTNPKVTAAFRAMRSLGIAEDKVKPVLKNLLKLYEKNWALIEEENYRALADAIFDQEEALSTEQNKRHENADQVEMDDEEQVNEEPERPLKRLRLRYHEAEDMTDSSQPYKEHTGAGTHPSSPQPLTRNKGKQPVSPKPSSDLASPPIHLRGKGKEPLYLQTASGEKKTISGRSPQGVVPLPKQVQNSLALIKPKDEPFTEDMPQFEVPLAVVHPAPLSIENPSSRNGLIRKPGGPEPLVSRSRNREDRSDGLPSPSTQRRNNHELANVEEEFSSHLDIASSPAGEVKISLTCNPAHGRPGFHIPSIEAVVKMVEDRCLRSYKVVDPSFCVMKIMKDMCDCFLELGTDSVNESHERIDVTADVDLLKQFNPQDSLVCGGKSFDAIAPTNAQGVAEAEPLSPRLLLSSNGTYDCAQTENTVESNYEVNNKEEHNGLDHANAQSLVVVRQCEPILDELRLLHNVNDIARGEERVTVSLVNKAENEPLPAFLYIPRNVVFQTACVNYSLARIGESCCPTCFGDCLLWSTPCACAHDTAGSFAYTLEGLVKEDLLEECISMHRDAEKNSMFYCKECPLERIKNDDIPEACKGHLSRKFIKECWWKCGCNKQCGNRVVQRGLNCSVQVFMTPEGKGWGLRTLQDLPKGAFVCEYVGEILTNAELSDRISKSPNSEGLAYLVLLDANWGSGGVLKDEEALCLDATNYGNVARFINHRCFDPNLVEIPVEVETPDHRYYRLAFFTTRKVEAFEELTWDYGIDFDDSDHPVKAFRCQCGSEFCRNIKRSSRSRSSANEG, from the exons ATGCCGACAAATCCAAAAGTTACAGCAGCCTTTCGTGCTATGAGGAGTCTGGGCATCGCTGAAGACAAAGTGAAACCAGTCTTGAAAaatcttttaaaattgtatGAGAAAAACTGGGCTCTAATTGAAGAAGAGAATTATAGAGCCCTTGCAGATGCTATATTCGACCAAGAGGAAGCACTg TCGACAGAGCAAAACAAGAGACATGAAAATGCTGAT CAAGTGGAAATGGATGATGAAGAGCAGGTGAATGAGGAGCCTGAACGTCCCTTGAAAAGGTTGCGCTTGAGGTACCATGAAGCTGAGGACATGACAGATTCATCTCAGCCATATAAAGAGCACACAGGTGCTGGAACCCATCCCTCTTCGCCCCAGCCACTTACTAGAAACAAAGGAAAGCAACCTGTCTCGCCTAAGCCTTCATCAGATTTAGCTTCTCCTCCCATACATCTCAGGGGAAAAGGGAAGGAACCTCTATATTTGCAAACTGCTTCAGGGGAGAAGAAAACGATTTCTGGGAGGTCGCCTCAGGGCGTCGTTCCTTTGCCCAAACAGGTGCAGAATTCTCTGGCTTTGATCAAGCCTAAAGATGAGCCCTTTACAGAAGACATGCCACAGTTTGAGGTTCCTCTTGCGGTGGTTCATCCAG CACCATTGAGCATTGAAAACCCTTCAAGTAGAAATGGTTTGATCAGAAAACCCGGTGGTCCTGAACCCCTTGTGTCCCGATCAAGAAATCGAGAAGATAGAAGCGATGGTCTTCCATCTCCATCAACTCAAAGGAGAAACAATCATGAGCTTGCAAATGTTGAGGAGGAGTTTTCTTCTCACTTAGACATTGCTTCGTCACCAGCTGGAGAggtgaagatttcattgacttGTAATCCTGCTCATGGAAGACCAGGTTTCCATATCCCTAGCATTGAAGCAGTTGTCAAAATGGTGGAGGATAGATGTCTTAGGTCGTACAAAGTTGTGGACCCAAGTTTTTGTGTTATGAAAATAATGAAAGATATGTGTGACTGTTTCTTGGAACTAGGAACTGACTCGGTCAATGAATCACATGAAAGGATAGATGTTACAGCTGATGTTGACTTACTGAAGCAATTTAATCCACAAGATTCTTTGGTCTGTGGAGGTAAATCATTTGATGCTATTGCACCAACCAATGCACAGGGTGTTGCCGAAGCAGAACCTCTAAGTCCTAGACTTTTACTTTCTTCCAATGGGACATATGATTGTGCGCAAACTGAAAATACAGTTGAGAGCAACTATGAAGTCAATAACAAAGAGGAACATAATGGACTTGACCACGCAAATGCTCAGAGTCTGGTAGTTGTCCGTCAGTGTGAACCTATACTTGATGAATTAAGGCTTCTTCACAATGTTAATGACATTGCCAGAGGAGAAGAACGAGTAACAGTATCATTGGTAAACAAAGCTGAGAATGAGCCATTGCCAGCCTTTCTTTATATACCACGAAATGTGGTTTTTCAGACTGCTTGCGTCAATTACTCTTTGGCTCGGATTGGGGAGAGTTGTTGCCCAACGTGTTTTGGTGATTGTTTACTGTGGTCAACTCCTTGTGCTTGTGCTCATGATACTGCTGGTAGTTTTGCCTACACATTGGAAGGCCTTGTTAAGGAAGACCTTTTAGAAGAGTGTATATCGATGCATCGCGACGCTGAGAAGAATAGCATGTTCTATTGCAAGGAATGCCCACTAGAAAGAATTAAAAATGATGACATTCCTGAAGCATGCAAGGGTCACTTGTCTCGGAAGTTCATCAAAGAATGTTGGTGGAAGTGCGGCTGCAACAAACAGTGTGGCAACCGGGTTGTGCAACGTGGCCTGAATTGCAGTGTGCAG GTTTTTATGACCCCAGAAGGAAAAGGATGGGGTCTTCGCACCCTGCAGGACCTCCCAAAAGGTGCGTTTGTGTGTGAATATGTTGGGGAAATTTTGACCAATGCCGAGCTCTCTGACAGAATTTCGAAAAGCCCCAACAGTGAGGGGCTTGCATATCTTGTGCTACTTGATGCTAATTGGGGTTCAGGAGGAGTTTTAAAAGATGAAGAGGCTCTTTGTTTGGATGCAACAAACTATGGTAATGTTGCAAGGTTTATTAATCACAG ATGTTTTGATCCAAACTTGGTTGAGATACCTGTGGAGGTGGAGACCCCTGACCATCGCTATTATCGC CTTGCCTTCTTCACAACCAGAAAGGTTGAAGCTTTTGAGGAGCTCACATGG GATTATGGTATCGATTTTGATGATTCTGATCATCCAGTCAAGGCATTCAGGTGCCAATGCGGCAGCGAGTTCTGCCGAAACATCAAACGCTCGAGTA